From a single Deltaproteobacteria bacterium genomic region:
- the leuD gene encoding 3-isopropylmalate dehydratase small subunit — MNEYSIKKISGKAVYVGGNDIDTDRIIPARFMKCVTFEGLGQYAFYDVRFDEQGRSKHHVLDRPEHQGASILVVDQNFGCGSSREHAPQALAKFGFKAIIGGSFAEIFFGNCATMGIPCVTLEDGQRAQLVKSIQENPQAKLMLDLENLEIKIDETKFKVNLPTSIQQSFLSGKYDPLFELLEGQKQVNDVAKKLGYVD; from the coding sequence ATGAATGAATATTCGATAAAAAAAATATCTGGCAAGGCAGTGTACGTAGGCGGTAACGATATCGACACCGATCGCATTATCCCGGCTCGCTTTATGAAATGTGTTACCTTTGAGGGGTTGGGGCAATATGCCTTTTATGATGTGCGTTTTGATGAACAAGGCCGATCGAAGCATCATGTGCTCGACAGACCTGAGCATCAAGGTGCATCGATTTTGGTGGTCGATCAAAATTTTGGTTGTGGGTCGAGCCGCGAACACGCCCCGCAAGCCCTGGCCAAGTTTGGCTTTAAAGCCATCATAGGTGGATCTTTTGCTGAAATATTTTTTGGAAATTGTGCAACCATGGGAATCCCCTGTGTAACCTTGGAAGATGGTCAACGGGCTCAATTAGTAAAATCTATCCAAGAAAACCCTCAAGCCAAATTAATGCTCGATTTAGAAAACCTTGAAATCAAAATTGACGAAACAAAGTTTAAAGTCAATTTGCCAACGAGCATTCAGCAAAGTTTTCTCAGTGGAAAATATGACCCTTTGTTTGAATTGTTGGAAGGGCAAAAGCAAGTAAACGACGTGGCAAA
- the leuC gene encoding 3-isopropylmalate dehydratase large subunit, whose protein sequence is MGKNLYKKVWEAHEVRKLPNGQSQIFIGLHLIHEVTSPQAFGMIRDLKLNVAYPNLTFATVDHIIPTDDIARPLKDHLADEMLSALQKNTQESHITYLGADSGQQGIVHVIGPELGLTQPGLTIACGDSHTSTHGAFGTLAFGIGTTQVRDVLATQTLALSPLKVRKIEVNGKLGKGVTAKDIILHIIRKLGVKGGVGFAYEYTGDTITNLTMEERMTLCNMSIEGGARCGYINPDQTTYDYLKGRKYVATQNWSDLVKKWDGFKSDADATYDDLAPFLAQEINPTVTWGINPGQAVFIDETIPDPKNYQGLERDSIQEALDFMKFKPNQPVKGIPVQVAFLGSCTNGRLSDFIEVAKLIKGHKVAKGVRALAVPGSQAVDHEARKLGIDAVFQEAGFEWRKPGCSMCLAMNPDKLVGDEICASSSNRNFKGRQGSPTGRTILMSPIMVVAAAITGRVSDAREVFVL, encoded by the coding sequence AAAGCCAAATCTTTATTGGCCTGCATTTGATTCATGAAGTCACTAGCCCCCAGGCCTTTGGCATGATTCGCGATTTAAAACTGAACGTCGCCTACCCTAACCTAACCTTTGCTACCGTCGATCATATCATCCCAACCGATGATATTGCCCGGCCTTTAAAAGATCATTTGGCCGACGAAATGCTAAGTGCCTTGCAAAAAAATACTCAAGAATCACACATCACTTATTTAGGAGCCGATTCAGGGCAACAAGGCATTGTGCATGTGATTGGCCCAGAGCTGGGGCTTACCCAACCGGGGTTAACTATTGCTTGCGGCGATAGCCATACTTCTACCCATGGGGCCTTTGGCACCTTGGCCTTTGGAATCGGCACAACCCAAGTGCGCGACGTGTTGGCCACTCAAACGCTGGCCTTAAGCCCACTCAAAGTTAGAAAGATCGAAGTTAATGGGAAATTGGGCAAGGGCGTAACAGCGAAAGATATTATTTTACACATCATTCGCAAATTAGGCGTTAAAGGCGGGGTGGGTTTTGCCTACGAATATACCGGCGACACCATTACCAACCTCACCATGGAAGAACGCATGACCCTTTGCAATATGTCGATTGAGGGTGGTGCCAGGTGTGGTTATATCAACCCCGATCAAACCACTTACGATTATTTAAAAGGTCGCAAATATGTGGCCACGCAAAATTGGAGTGACTTGGTAAAAAAATGGGATGGCTTTAAGAGCGATGCTGATGCTACTTACGATGACCTGGCACCTTTTTTAGCTCAAGAGATTAACCCAACGGTTACCTGGGGTATCAACCCAGGGCAAGCCGTGTTTATTGACGAAACAATTCCTGACCCCAAAAATTATCAAGGGCTGGAGCGTGATTCCATTCAAGAAGCCTTGGATTTTATGAAATTCAAACCCAATCAACCGGTGAAAGGCATCCCGGTACAAGTGGCCTTTCTAGGCAGTTGCACCAATGGAAGACTTTCAGATTTCATTGAAGTGGCCAAACTGATTAAAGGACATAAGGTTGCCAAAGGGGTACGGGCTTTAGCGGTACCTGGCTCACAAGCTGTGGATCATGAAGCCCGCAAACTAGGGATTGACGCTGTTTTCCAGGAAGCTGGCTTTGAGTGGCGCAAACCTGGGTGTTCGATGTGCTTGGCCATGAACCCTGACAAACTGGTGGGGGATGAAATTTGCGCATCGAGTTCTAATCGCAATTTTAAAGGGCGCCAAGGTTCACCAACCGGGCGCACGATTTTGATGAGCCCAATTATGGTAGTAGCGGCTGCCATTACTGGCAGAGTGAGTGATGCAAGAGAGGTGTTTGTCTTATGA